In one Lepisosteus oculatus isolate fLepOcu1 chromosome 26, fLepOcu1.hap2, whole genome shotgun sequence genomic region, the following are encoded:
- the adora2b gene encoding adenosine receptor A2b, with translation MTLHCIDVIYIVTELIIALLSISGNVLVCWAVSINSTLKNATNYFLVSLAVADILVGCLAIPFAVTISIGLKSDFYGCLFLACFVLILTQSSIFSLLAVAIDRYLAVKIPLRYKELVTGKRAREIIAILWILSFIIGLTPFLGWNKKDSVCGNSGNASLRRNESSSSGLSCQLDCFFESVVDMSYMVYFNFFGCVLLPLLIMLGIYIKIFMVARMQLRQIELKSVHGESSRRLLQKEINAAKSLSIIMGLFALFWLPVHILNCLTLFYKELQKPTIIMYLAIILSHANSVVNPIIYAYRIRDFRNTFRKIISKHILCHKDDLYLRSSSSMRNRHQHQLSANLTIDDPLL, from the exons ATGACCTTACATTGTATTGACGTGATCTACATAGTTACTGAGTTGATTATTGCTCTTCTGTCCATCTCGGGCAATGTTCTGGTGTGCTGGGCAGTCAGCATCAACTCCACTCTGAAAAACGCTACGAACTATTTCTTAGTGTCTCTGGCGGTGGCAGATATTCTGGTCGGCTGCCTGGCCATCCCGTTTGCGGTCACCATCAGCATAGGCCTGAAGTCGGACTTCTACGGGTGCCTGTTTCTAGCGTGTTTTGTCCTCATCTTGACTCAAAGCTCGATTTTTAGCCTCCTGGCTGTGGCTATTGACAGATATCTGGCCGTCAAGATACCGCTCAG ATACAAGGAGCTGGTAACCGGCAAGAGAGCCAGAGAGATCATCGCGATTTTATGGATCCTGTCCTTCATCATTGGCCTCACTCCGTTCCTGGGGTGGAACAAAAAAGACTCGGtctgtgggaattctgggaacgCCTCCCTGCGGAGGAACGAGAGCAGCAGCAGTGGTCTGAGCTGTCAGCTGGACTGCTTCTTTGAAAGTGTGGTAGACATGAGCTACATGGTCTACTTCAACTTCTTCGGCTGCGTCCTCCTGCCGCTGCTCATCATGCTGGGCATCTACATCAAGATCTTCATGGTGGCCCGCATGCAGCTGCGCCAGATCGAGCTCAAGAGCGTCCACGGCGAGAGCTCCCGGCGGCTCCTGCAGAAGGAGATCAACGCCGCCAAGTCGCTGTCCATCATTATGGGCCTATTTGCTCTCTTCTGGCTGCCTGTGCACATCTTGAACTGCCTCACGCTGTTCTACAAGGAACTGCAAAAGCCCACCATCATCATGTACTTGGCCATCATCCTGTCTCACGCCAACTCGGTGGTCAACCCCATCATTTACGCCTACCGGATACGGGATTTCAGGAACACCTTCCGCAAGATAATCTCCAAGCACATCCTCTGCCACAAGGACGACCTTTATCTGAGATCCAGCAGCAGCATGCGCAACAGGCACCAGCACCAGCTCAGTGCAAACTTAACGATTGACGACCCCTTGCTATAA